One Chroicocephalus ridibundus chromosome 22, bChrRid1.1, whole genome shotgun sequence DNA window includes the following coding sequences:
- the ANO8 gene encoding anoctamin-8 isoform X3, with protein sequence MSHKAWMKTVPTENCDVLMTFPDTTDDHTLLWLLNHIRLGIPELIVQVRHHKHTRVYAFFVTATYESLLRGADEIGLRKPVKAEFGGGMRSFSCEEDYIYENIENELYFFTSQERQNIIRYWLENLRAKQGESLHNIHFLEGQPIIPELAARGVIQQVFPLHEQRILKRLMKSWVQAVCEAQPLDEICDYFGVKIAMYFAWLGFYTSAMVYPAVFGSILYTFTESDQLVPSVPQTSQDICCVVFAIFNVIWSTLFLEEWKRRGAEFAYKWGTLDTPAESIEEPRPQFRGIKRISPVTSAEEFYYPPWKRLLFQCLVSLPVCLACLSFVFLLMLGCFQLQEFVLSIQELPRIIRFLPKIVLAVIVTACDEVYKKIAYWLNDMENYRLQSAYEKHLIIKIVLFQFVNSYLSLFYIGFYLKDMERLKEGLLGFCWRLGVSKMLATLLITRQFLQNVREVSQPHLYRRLRRGDLNLRSLRQLAHAVLRLLASHRRPPAPPEGLRGEKKCLNGGCGVPEEEEEEEERRESDSEEESALDCGLKLKKVSFIEKAERRGGEPGGPEDESFLEEGSPTMVEKGMDPASVFELCEDEEEAEGPPGSPVKAAEPAVVVPRAGGRRRRAAESREEEEGEEEGRKRNRASWIDPPEEDYSTQLTQAEVESCMKKYEDTFQDYQEMFIQFGYVVLFSSAFPLAAMCALVNNVIEIRSDAFKLCTGLQRPFGQRVESIGQWQKVMEAMGVLAIVVNCYLIAQCGQLQRLFPWLSPEGAIISVVVLEHFALFLKYIIQVAIPDIPAWVAEEMAKLEYQRREAFKKHERQAQHHFQQQQRRKREEEERQRHAEYQARKERESSRDEAKPEAAGQDPAHEKSQSKGKGSGGSSHGSDKPKRPSSLLATNNVMKLKQIIPLQGKFLSGGAGAGSTATARSPQSPTGSENKLPGFLSFKFLKSPETKRDAGTEKVQSPTKPFNPGKLFNFGKSEGAGGNGAAATASPQPRPGPSADTGERPVPSKSHLNGAPEEGGREEPESRAEEESGGYKL encoded by the exons ATGTCCCACAAAGCCTGGATGAAGACGGTGCCCACGGAAAACTGCGACGTGCTCATGACCTTCCCGG ACACCACCGATGACCACACGCTGCTCTGGCTCCTGAACCACATCCGCCTCGGCATCCCCGAGCTCATCGTCCAGGTCCGGCACCACAAGCACACCCGCGTCTACGCCTTCTTCGTCACCGCCACCTACGAGAG ttTGCTGCGTGGGGCCGATGAGATCGGGCTGCGGAAGCCGGTGAAAGCCGAGTTCGGTGGCGGGATGCGGAGCTTCTCCTGCGAGGAGGACTACATCTACGAGAACATCGAGAACGAGCTTTACTTCTTCACCTCTCAG GAACGGCAAAACATCATCAGGTACTGGCTGGAGAACCTGCGCGCCAAGCAGGGCGAGTCGCTGCACAACATCCACTTCCTCGAGGGGCAGCCCATCA TCCCGGAGCTGGCGGCCCGCGGCGTCATCCAGCAGGTCTTCCCCCTGCACGAGCAGAGGATCCTCAAGCGGCTGATGAAGTCCTGGGTGCAGGCGGTCTGCGAGGCCCAGCCGCTGG ATGAGATCTGCGACTACTTCGGGGTGAAAATCGCCATGTATTTCGCCTGGCTGGGCTTCTACACCTCGGCCATGGTGTACCCCGCCGTCTTCGGCTCCATCCTCTACACCTTCACCGAGAGCGACCAG TTGGTGCCATCCGTCCCGCAGACCAGCCAGGACATCTGCTGCGTGGTCTTCGCCATCTTCAACGTCATCTGGTCCACCCTCTTCCTCGAGGAGTGGAAGCGCCGCGGGGCCGAGTTCGCCTACAAGTGGGGGACGTTGGACACCCCAGCCGAATCCATCGAGGAGCCCCGGCCCCAGTTCCGG GGCATTAAGAGAATCAGCCCCGTGACCAGCGCGGAGGAGTTTTATTACCCGCCGTGGAAGCGCctgctcttccagtgcctggtcAGCCTCCCCGTCTGCCTCGCCTGCCTCTCCTTCGTCTTCCTCCTCATGCTGGGCTGCTTCCAGCTCCAG gagTTCGTGCTGAGCATCCAGGAGCTGCCCCGCATCATCCGTTTCCTCCCCAAAATCGTCCTGGCCGTCATCGTCACCGCCTGCGACGAGGTTTACAAGAAGATCGCCTACTGGCTGAACGATATgg AGAACTACCGCCTGCAGAGTGCCTACGAGAAACACCTCATCATCAAAATCGTCCTG TTTCAGTTTGTAAATTCATACCTGAGTCTTTTCTACATCGGTTTCTACCTCAAAGACATGGAGCGGCTGAAGGAG GGCCTCCTGGGCTTTTGCTGGAGACTGGGAGTATCCAAA ATGCTGGCCACGCTGCTCATCACCCGCCAGTTCCTGCAGAACGTCAGGGAGGTGTCGCAGCCCCACCTGTACCGGCGGCTGCGCCGGGGGGACCTCAACCTCCGCAGCCTCCGCCAGCTCGCCCACGCCGTCCTCCGCCTGCTCGCCTcccaccgccgccccccggccccccccgagGGGCTGCGAGGGGAGAAGAAGTGTCTGAACGGCGGGTGCGGGGTgccggaggaagaggaggaggaggaagagcggCGGGAGTCGGACTCGGAGGAGGAGAGCGCCCTGGATTGCGGGCTGAAGCTGAAGAAGGTGAGCTTCATCGAGaaggcggagcggcgcggcggggagcccGGCGGCCCCGAGGACGAGAGCTTCCTGGAGGAGGGCAGCCCCACCATGGTGGAGAAGGGCATGGACCCCGCCTCCGTCTTCGAGCtgtgcgaggatgaggaggaggccGAAGGTCCCCCCGGCAGCCCGGTCAAGGCGGCGGAGCCGGCGGTGGTGGTCCCGCGGGCAGGCGGCCGGAGGAGGCGGGCGGCTgagagccgggaggaggaggagggtgaggaggaagggcGGAAACGCAACCGGGCGTCGTGGATCGACCCGCCGGAGGAGGACTACTCCACGCAGCTGACGCAGGCGGAGGTGGAGAGCTGCATGAAGAAGTACGAG gacACCTTCCAGGACTATCAGGAGATGTTCATCCAGTTCGGCTACGTGGTGCTCTTCTCCTCCGCCTTCCCCCTGGCCGCCATGTGCGCCCTGGTCAACAACGTCATCGAGATCCGCAGCGACGCCTTCAAGCTGTGCACGGGGCTGCAGCGTCCCTTCGGCCAGCGGGTCGAGAGCATCGGCCAGTGgcag AAGGTGATGGAGGCCATGGGCGTCCTGGCCATCGTGGTCAACTGCTACCTGATCGCCCAGTGCGGGCAGCTCCAGCGCCTCTTCCCCTGGCTCAGCCCCGAGGGAGCCATCATCTCCGTGGTGGTGCTGGAG CACTTCGCCCTCTTCCTGAAGTACATCATCCAAGTGGCCATTCCCGACATCCCCGCCTGGGTGGCCGAGGAGATGGCCAAGCTGGAGTACCAGCGCCGCGAGGCCTTCAAG AAGCACGAGCGGCAGGCGCAGCAccacttccagcagcagcagcggcgcaagcgggaggaggaggagaggcagcggcACGCCGAGTACCAGGCCCGCAAGGAACGCGAGTCCAGCCGCGACGAGGCCAAGCCCGAGGCTGCCGGGCAGGACCCGGCCCACGAGAAGAGCCAGAGCAAAGGGAAGGGCTCCGGGGGTTCCTCGCACGGCTCCGACAAGCCCAAGcgccccagctccctgctggccACCAACAACGTGATGAAGCTGAAGCAGATCATCCCGTTGCAGGGCAAGTTCCTctccgggggggccggggccggcagcaCGGCCACCGCCaggtccccccagtcccccaccGGCAGCGAGAACAAGCTCCCCGGCTTCCTCAGCTTCAAGTTCCTCAAATCCCCCGAGACTAAGCGGGACGCGGGGACCGAGAAGGTCCAGTCACCCACCAAGCCATTCAATCCCGGCAAGCTCTTCAACTTCGGCAAGTCCGAAGGGGCCGGGGGCAACGGCGCCGCGGCCACCgcctccccccaaccccggcccggcccctcggCGGACACGGGCGAGCGGCCGGTCCCCAGCAAGTCCCATCTCAACGGAGCGCCGGAGGAGGGTGGCCGAGAGGAGCCGGAGAGCCGGGCGGAGGAGGAGAGCGGGGGCTATAAACTCTAA